Proteins encoded in a region of the Panicum hallii strain FIL2 chromosome 3, PHallii_v3.1, whole genome shotgun sequence genome:
- the LOC112886489 gene encoding major allergen Dau c 1-like has translation MVVGRVTDECPVAVSVELLWKVVFTGDVSIFTKACVGLVDAVEVDGDGGPGSVTTMKLNPAVGDAKVFKTRLLARDAAARVVKSELVVEGGELAGQMKSQVSEVKVVPAGEGACVVHMTVEYERVDGAPLPPADEAKIVQGYLSLIKKVEEYLVAHPGEFA, from the exons ATGGTCGTCGGCAGAGTCACAGACGAGTGCCCGGTGGCCGTGTCGGTCGAGCTGCTGTGGAAGGTGGTCTTCACCGGCGACGTGTCCATCTTCACCAAGGCCTGCGTCGGCCTAGTCGACGCCGTGGAGGTtgacggcgacggcgggccCGGGAGCGTCACCACCATGAAGCTCAACCCAG CTGTGGGTGACGCGAAGGTGTTCAAGACCCGGCTCCTGGCgcgcgacgcggcggcgcgTGTAGTGAAGTCGGAGCTGGTGGTGGAGGGCGGTGAGCTGGCCGGGCAGATGAAGTCGCAGGTGTCCGAGGTGAAGGTGGTGCCGGCCGGCGAGGGCGCCTGTGTGGTGCACATGACGGTGGAGTATGAGCGGGTCGAcggcgcgccgctgccgccggcggaCGAGGCCAAGATCGTGCAGGGCTACCTCAGCCTCATCAAGAAGGTGGAGGAGTACCTTGTCGCTCACCCCGGCGAGTTCGCCTGA
- the LOC112887311 gene encoding major allergen Dau c 1-like, translating to MVVGRVTEECPVAVSVELLWKVVFTGDVSIFTKACVGLVDAVEVDGDGGPGSVTTMKLNPAVGDAKVFKTRLLARDAAARVVKSELVMEGGELAGQMKSQVSEVKVVPAGEGATVVHMTVEYERVDGAPLPPADEAMIVQGYLSLIKKVEEYLVAHPGEFA from the exons ATGGTCGTCGGTAGAGTGACAGAGGAGTGCCCGGTGGCCGTGTCGGTCGAGCTGCTGTGGAAGGTGGTCTTCACCGGCGACGTGTCCATCTTCACCAAGGCCTGCGTCGGCCTAGTCGACGCCGTGGAGGTtgacggcgacggcgggccCGGGAGCGTCACCACCATGAAGCTCAACCCAG CTGTGGGTGACGCGAAGGTGTTCAAGACCCGGCTCCTGGCgcgcgacgcggcggcgcgTGTAGTGAAGTCGGAGCTGGTGATGGAGGGCGGCGAGCTGGCCGGGCAGATGAAGTCGCAGGTGTCCGAGGTGAAGGTGGTGCCGGCCGGCGAGGGCGCCACCGTGGTGCACATGACGGTGGAGTACGAGCGGGTGGACggtgcgccgctgccgccggcggaCGAGGCCATGATCGTGCAGGGCTACCTCAGCCTCATCAAGAAGGTGGAGGAGTACCTCGTCGCTCACCCCGGCGAGTTCGCCTGA